One region of Xyrauchen texanus isolate HMW12.3.18 chromosome 11, RBS_HiC_50CHRs, whole genome shotgun sequence genomic DNA includes:
- the LOC127651856 gene encoding LOW QUALITY PROTEIN: zinc finger protein 750-like (The sequence of the model RefSeq protein was modified relative to this genomic sequence to represent the inferred CDS: inserted 2 bases in 1 codon), translating to MSIATKEQKPKKPHYITHPPGKXCFQCPFTCNQKSHLFNHMKYNLCKISIISKQSRSPKHNSSPETSPVAMEKPSEANCSVYTIDVSKERNLEQDVDNPEISTINGHEGSVPLKELVSTMEAIPVIQVEKQKIEPPTKNGGVYSSRSALNQSGSFEKKIQDEMDPPRWHFSDSSTGSSSLVDSKEIASPVCKPEVHLPQPVPSVFQRPSVSFMPSSPSLEHKLESEMDYPYHGNVLIGYHSYGVPTPLHPLYHQYHPYFLPSNIYNTQPQLHQYILESHRFHPLFPRQQFPANSLARSEEYFRYYHTFLTPSYGHYHPQQQTHPAMPSPVPYPEPAHPIMYINSVFSGPARHEASKPSNIPYDPFNMREYSSDHREQEKKVDGKEIQVSSQTRRSDIGSPDRPHPCNDSHKQSPHGSRDSAPTCQSKERGEATGTNVEGQPQVGRNISERSKSAFREFEKQGEDSADVDVMIPLNLSVKSSTPPPDSQSHNGLIRDGLAQQGITGAVTSQENGCLIVEEETTAAFALCQLAQSGVSDLCRNSNIRCFSDSRTSHDQETVHLQNPASDESDQRNTTEASASDRVTLSSTETNTDSTSDAAEVSASKSRVQRQTWTKTRGKRSTTRKRRSSTSSRNLRKKMRL from the exons ATGAGCATTGCTACGAAAGAACAAAAACCAAAGAAGCCTCACTACATCACCCATCCTCCTGGCAA CTGCTTCCAGTGCCCCTTTACCTGCAACCAGAAATCTCACCTGTTCAACCACATGAAATACAACTTGTGTAAGATCTCCATCATTTCCAAACAGAGCAGAAGTCCAAAGCACAATTCCTCCCCAGAAACCAGCCCAGTGGCAATGGAGAAACCTTCAGAGGCCAATTGCTCAGTGTATACCATTGATGTTTCGAAAGAAAGAAACTTAGAACAGGACGTGGACAACCCTGAGATCTCAACGATTAACGGTCATGAAGGCAGTGTACCTCTAAAAGAGTTGGTATCTACAATGGAGGCAATTCCAGTGATCCAGGTGGAGAAGCAAAAGATTGAACCACCTACCAAAAATGGGGGTGTTTATTCTAGTCGTTCAGCTCTAAACCAAAGTGGATCCTTCGAGAAGAAAATACAGGACGAAATGGATCCACCAAGGTGGCATTTCTCTGACTCTTCAACTGGGTCATCATCTCTGGTCGACTCAAAGGAAATAGCATCACCTGTCTGTAAACCAGAGGTTCATCTTCCACAACCGGTTCCAAGTGTATTTCAGAGACCTTCAGTCTCATTTATGCCAAGCTCTCCAAGTCTCGAACACAAACTAGAGAGTGAGATGGATTATCCGTATCATGGAAATGTCCTTATAGGGTATCATTCTTATGGCGTTCCCACTCCTTTGCATCCGCTTTACCACCAATATCACCCATACTTTCTGCCAAGTAACATTTACAACACTCAACCACAGCTCCATCAATATATCCTAGAATCTCACAGATTCCACCCTTTGTTTCCAAGGCAACAATTTCCAGCAAATTCCTTGGCAAGGTCTGAGGAGTATTTTAGGTACTACCACACATTTCTGACTCCCAGTTATGGCCACTACCACCCACAGCAGCAAACTCATCCTGCAATGCCCTCCCCTGTTCCGTACCCTGAACCAGCTCATCCCATAATGTATATCAACTCTGTATTTTCAGGACCTGCAAGACATGAAGCCTCCAAACCCTCAAACATACCATATGATCCATTTAACATGAGGGAATACTCATCCGATCACAGAGAGCAAGAAAAAAAAGTCGATGGAAAAGAGATTCAGGTGAGTTCGCAGACTAGACGCTCTGATATTGGATCACCAGACAGACCACACCCCTGCAACGATTCCCATAAGCAATCCCCACATGGAAGTAGGGATTCAGCACCAACCTGCCAATCAAAAGAGAGGGGCGAGGCCACAGGGACAAATGTGGAAGGTCAGCCACAAGTGGGCAGGAATATCTCTGAAAG GTCTAAATCTGCATTCAGAGAGTTTGAGAAACAGGGAGAAGATAGTGCTGATGTTGATGTCATGATTCCTCTGAACCTGTCTGTGAAGTCATCGACACCTCCACCAGACAGCCAATCCCACAACGGTTTGATCAGAGATGGCCTCGCTCAGCAGGGGATTACGGGTGCTGTGACATCACAAGAGAACGGTTGTTTAATTGTCGAGGAAGAAACAACAGCTGCGTTCGCTCTCTGCCAACTGGCCCAGTCTGGTGTTTCAGACCTGTGCAGAAACTCAAACATCAGATGTTTTTCTGATTCAAGAACCAGTCATGACCAAGAAACCGTCCATCTTCAGAATCCTGCATCTGATGAATCCGATCAAAGGAACACCACAGAAGCATCTGCCTCTGATCGAGTTACTCTCAGTTCCACAgaaacaaacacagactcgaCTTCTGATGCCGCTGAAGTCTCCGCCTCCAAATCAAGAGTTCAACGTCAAACATGGACTAAAACAAGAGGAAAACGCAGCACAACAAGAAAGCGAAGAAGCAGCACCAGTAGCCGCAATCTGAGGAAGAAAATGAGACTTTAA
- the LOC127651201 gene encoding NACHT, LRR and PYD domains-containing protein 3-like translates to MLWFSRSCEHHGDHPEEDETEPSSWTVREQYKEQHKSSYSTEKHKECKRKKEVLGLQEFLISHKSNMREKAERIFEVKTENETHLMNVYTELFITEGDSKGVNEEHESLQISDALKIQKSQERSIQCNEIFRLLKQNNEKNIVLTKGIAGIGKTVSAHKFILDWAEGKANQDVDCMFLLPFREINLIKKEEFSLHEFLQEFYPEMEELDESQFYKECKIAFIFDGLDESRLPLDFKNRKLCRLNKISSVDTLFTSLVKGNLLPKALVWVTSRPAAANQIPPEFVGLFTEVRGFTDQQKEEYFRKRIKDEIQASKIISHIKTSRSLYIMCHIPVFCWIAATVLQHILIGNNTDNIDTTLTEMYIHYLIIQMNVKNQKYDETSERNYNKLLDSNKTMIVKLAKLAFEQLKKGNIVFYEEDLEECGIDVNKDIDFTGMIAEIFKKEAGLHEMKIFCFVHLSVQEFLAALHVFFCYLNKNMEELQFFLERAHRHITLHDFVLKAFVKVKKSQKGHLDLFLRFLLGISLESSQKLLKSLLTDIEDSKKSITVITKYIKTQLQDEATSDETSVNLFYCLLELNDQSLLKEIQGRLSSVAHQGRKLSSSMCSVLVYVLLMSEQVLEEFNIKKFNTWQGNYKRLVPAVRCCQKAIFDNYELDETSCESLASVLQLPNSHLRELDLSNNDLQDSGVKLISDAMKNSNCKLEILRLSICKLTDQSCESLASVLQSSNSPLRELDLSNNDLKDSGVKLIADGLKSPNCKLEKLRLSICKLTDQSCESLASVLQSSNSLLRELDLSNNDLKDSGVKLISDGLKSPNCKLEILRLSGCMVTHAGCGYVASALRSNPSHLKVLDLSYNHPGELGVNLLSKRLKKNECRVDHEGEFRIKVGLRKYFCDLTLYTNTANTLILSEEKRKVTYPDQSERFEHYHQVLCRESLTGRCYWEVEWSGKGTFISVAYKGNSRKKDCHFASNENSWTLNGTDNKFTICHNNYSSVLVPLAPTNRVGVYLDWTAGTLSFYSIYDKHILTHIYTFNTTFTEPLYAGFRVYKDSSVFLCQI, encoded by the exons ATGTTATGGTTCAGTAGAAGCTGTGAACATCACGGTGACCATCCTGAAGAAGATGAAACAGAACCATCTAGCTGGACAGTTAGAGAACAATACAAAG AGCAGCATAAATCCTCCTACTCAACAGAGAAACACAAggaatgtaaaagaaaaaaag AGGTGTTGGGTTTACAAGAATTCTTGATAAGCCACAAAAGCAACATGAGAGAGAAGGCAGAAAGGATTTTTGAAGTGAAAACGGAGAATGAAACACATCTGATGAATGTATACACAGAACTTTTTATCACCGAAGGGGATAGTAAAGGAGTCAATGAAGAGCACGAGAGTCTGCAGATTAGTGATGCTCTCAAGATCCAGAAATCACAAGAACGATCAATTCAATGCAATGAGATATTccgtttattaaaacaaaataacgAGAAAAACATTGTTCTGACCAAGGGAATCGCTGGCATTGGAAAAACGGTCTCTGCGCACAAGTTCATTCTGGACTGGGCTGAAGGAAAAGCCAATCAGGATGTAGACTGCATGTTCCTGCTTCCATTCCGAGAGATTAACTTGATTAAAAAGGAAGAGTTCAGTCTCCATGAGTTTCTACAAGAGTTTTATCCTGAAATGGAAGAACTGGATGAAAGCCAGTTTTATAAGGAATGTAAGATTGCATTTATCTTTGATGGACTTGATGAGAGTCGACTGCCTTTGGATTTTAAAAATAGAAAGCTGTGTAGATTGAATAAGATATCATCTGTTGACACTTTGTTTACAAGTTTAGTCAAAGGGAATCTGCTTCCAAAAGCTCTCGTCTGGGTGACCTCCCGACctgcagcagccaatcagatcccTCCTGAGTTTGTGGGTTTGTTCACAGAGGTGCGAGGATTCACTGACCAACAGAAGGAGGAATACTTCAGAAAGAGAATCAAAGATGAGATTCAGGCCTCCAAAATCATCTCACATATCAAGACGTCTCGTAGCCTCTACATCATGTGCCACATTCCTGTGTTCTGTTGGATTGCGGCCACAGTTCTTCAGCATATTCTCATTGGGAACAATACAGACAACATCGACACAACCCTAACGGAAATGTACATTCATTATCTGATCATACAGATGAACGTGAAGAACCAGAAATATGATGAAACATCTGAAAGAAACTATAATAAGCTCTTGGATTCCAATAAAACGATGATTGTGAAGTTGGCCAAGCTTGCGTTCGAACAACTGAAGAAAGGAAACATTGTGTTCTATGAGGAAGATCTGGAAGAATGTGGCATTGATGTAAATAAAGACATTGATTTCACAGGAATGATTGCTGAGATCTTTAAGAAGGAAGCTGGACTTCATGAGATGAAGATCTTCTGCTTTGTTCATCTGAGCGTTCAAGAGTTCCTCGCTGCACTGCACGTTTTCTTCTGCTACCTGAACAAGAACATGGAGGAGCTGCAGTTTTTCTTGGAGAGGGcacacagacacatcacattgcATGACTTTGTACTTAAGGCTTTTGTTAAAGTCAAGAAGAGTCAGAAAGGACATCTGGATTTGTTTTTGCGTTTTCTGCTAGGCATTTCACTGGAATCCAGTCAGAAACTGCTCAAAAGTCTTCTCACAGACATTGAAGACAGCAAAAAGAGCATCACAGTAATAACTAAatacattaaaacacaattacaagATGAGGCCACCTCAGATGAAACTTCAGTGAACCTCTTTTACTGCTTACTTGAGCTCAATGATCAGTCGTTATTGAAGGAAATTCAAGGACGCTTAAGTTCAGTTGCACATCAAGGAAGAAAACTCTCCTCTTCAATGTGTTCAGTGCTGGTCTATGTGCTGCTGATGTCAGAGCAGGTGCTAGAGGAGTTTAACATAAAGAAGTTCAACACATGGCAAGGAAACTACAAGAGACTAGTTCCAGCTGTGAGATGCTGCCAAAAAGCCAT attTGACAACTATGAACTAGATGAAACAAGTTGTGAAAGTTTGGCTTCAGTTCTGCAATTGCCAAACTCCCAcctgagagagctggatctgagtaacaatgacctgcaggattcaggagtgaagctgatcTCTGATGCAATGAAGAACTCAAACTGTAAACTGGAGATACTGAG attatcCATCTGTAAACTCACTGATCAGAGTTGTGAAAGTTTGGCTTccgttctacaatcatcaaactctcctttgagagagctggatctgagtaacaatgacctgaaggattcaggagtgaagctgatcGCTGATGGACTGAAGAGTCCAAACTGTAAACTGGAGAAACTGAG attatccaTCTGTAAACTCACTGATCAGAGTTGTGAAAGTTTggcttcagttctacaatcatcaaactcactcctgagagagctggatctgagtaacaatgacctgaaggattcaggagtgaagctgatcTCTGATGGACTGAAGAGTCCAAACTGTAAACTGGAGATACTGAG attatctggttGTATGGTGACACATGCTGGCTGTGGTTATGTGGCTTCAGCACTGAGATCAAACCCTTCACACCTGAAAGtgctggatctgagctacaatcacccaggagaattAGGAGTCAATCTGCTCTCTAAGAGGCTCAAGAAAAATGAGTGCAG AGTGGATCATGAGGGAGAGTTCAGGATTAAAGTAGGACTACGCAAAT ATTTCTGTGATCTTACACTATATACAAACACAGCAAACACTCTTATTCTGTCTGAGGAGAAGAGAAAAGTGACATATCCTGATCAGTCAGAGAGATTTGAGCACTATcatcaggttctgtgtagagagagtctgactggacgctgttactgggaagTTGAATGGAGCGGGAAGGGCACTTTTATATCGGTGGCATATAAAGGAAACAGCAGGAAAAAAGACTGTCATTTTGCATCCAATGAAAATTCTTGGACTCTGAACGGCACTGATAACAAATTCACTATCTGTCACAATAATTACAGTAGTGTATTAGTCCCTTTAGCCCCCACTAACAGAGTAGGAGTGTATCTGGACTGGACGGCTGGCACTCTGTCTTTCTATAGCATTTAtgacaaacacatactcacacacatatacacattcaaCACCACATTTACTgaacccctctatgctggatttagaGTTTATAAGGATTCCTCAGTGTTTCTGTGTCAGATTTAA